The DNA segment GCCGCCATGTTCAAATAGAAGTTGGCGGCATCGACCACACGGAACGATCACCTCACTGTTACCGTTAACACAGTAGAATGCAACAAGGCGTCCTCCGCCAGTTCGGTGAAGTATAGAAACAAGTCCGTTTTCAGCACATGTTCCTAAACCTGTAGAAGCGTTTTCAACATTACACCCAGACACTAGGCGGCCGTCATCGACCAGTGCTGCAGCGCCTACTGGATATCCCGAATATGGAGCATATGCGGTTTTCATAGCATCAATAGCTAGTTCGCGGAGTTCATTCCAGTTTATGTCAACCATAACTATTCCCTTCTTTTATTTTTAATGCGGGTGGGCCGGCATAGCCGGCCCACCGATCCACAAATTGTTTACTTGATGTACGGAATGTTTTCTGCAGCTGGCGGTCGAGACTTGCCGACAAAGCCAGCCACTGCAATGATCGTGATGATGTACGGAATCATGTTCACAAGCTGGGACGGGATTCCGCCATGGAGATTAGGCATCAGCAACGCTACTGCCTTAGCAAAACCAAACATTCCAGCTGCTCCGAAAGCACCTAGCGGATGCCACTTACCGAGGATCATTGCGGCCAAGGCAATATAGCCATTGCCGGCGGACATATTATCGGTAAATGCGAGTCCCTGACCAATAGTGAAGAATGCACCACCGAGACCTGCAATGGCAGAACCGAAGATTGTGTTGCGAATACGAGTACGGTTGACGTTAATGCCAACAGTATCTGCAGCACGCGGATGTTCACCACAAGCACG comes from the Arcanobacterium phocisimile genome and includes:
- a CDS encoding cytidine deaminase, which codes for MVDINWNELRELAIDAMKTAYAPYSGYPVGAAALVDDGRLVSGCNVENASTGLGTCAENGLVSILHRTGGGRLVAFYCVNGNSEVIVPCGRCRQLLFEHGGPNLLLTMPTGIMTMKEVLPQGFGPADLARVETSQITIETPYALRDTDQETQKKEK